From the Salvelinus fontinalis isolate EN_2023a chromosome 35, ASM2944872v1, whole genome shotgun sequence genome, one window contains:
- the htatip2 gene encoding LOW QUALITY PROTEIN: oxidoreductase HTATIP2 (The sequence of the model RefSeq protein was modified relative to this genomic sequence to represent the inferred CDS: inserted 1 base in 1 codon) has protein sequence MKLLESSWGKAIXLFTVIAVVLHHLENCERTIYTRMAHDLKTLAEDFRQKNKSCFILGVSGETGKELLKEIVERKLFSKITVIGRRQLTFEDEAYENLVQEVVDFEKLSDYAAAFQGHDVGYCCLGTTKAKAGADGFIRVDHDYVLKSAELAKAGGCSHFNLESSKGADKTSGFLYLKVKGQVEADIEPLGFERYSIYRPAVLMVDRQESRPAEWFARKVLGPISSMFPTAMSIPIQSVTRAMVANTLIPAGEKVEILENKAIYDLGKAPEK, from the exons ATGAAACTACTGGAAAGCAGCTGGGGTAAAGCTA TGCTTTTCACTGTCATTGCAGTCGTTTTACACCATCTAGAAAACTGCGAACGGACGATATATACCAG GATGGCACACGACCTGAAAACACTGGCAGAGGACTTCAGACAGAAGAATAAAAGCTGTTTTATCCTTGGTGTGTCTGGAGAGACAGGCAAAGAGTTACTCAAAGAGATTGTGGAGAGGAAGCTCTTCTCGAAGATCACTGTCATCGGAAGGCGGCAGCTCACATTTGAAGACGAAGCGTATGAGAACCTG gtgcaggaggtggtggacTTTGAGAAACTGAGTGACTATGCTGCAGCATTCCAAGGGCATGATGTTGGCTACTGCTGCCTGGGAACGACCAAAGCCAAAGCCGGGGCT GATGGATTCATCCGTGTTGACCATGACTATGTCCTGAAGTCAGCGGAGCTCGCCAAGGCAGGAGGCTGCTCACACTTCAACCTCGAGTCTTCTAAAGGGGCTGACAAAACCAGTGGTTTTCTCTATCTCAAAGTGAAG GGACAAGTGGAGGCAGACATTGAGCCGTTGGGCTTCGAGAGGTACTCCATCTATCGCCCTGC GGTGCTGATGGTCGACAGGCAGGAGAGCCGGCCTGCCGAATGGTTTGCCAGGAAGGTCCTGGGCCCTATTTCCTCCATGTTTCCTACAGCGATGTCCATCCCCATCCAATCAGTGACCAGGGCCATGGTGGCCAACACACTGATACCTGCAGGGGAGAAAGTGGAGATCCTGGAGAATAAAGCCATCTATGACTTGGGGAAGGCCCCAGAGAAATGA
- the LOC129834273 gene encoding transmembrane protein 208-like isoform X1 codes for MAPKGKVGTKGKKQIYEENATTLKFYTRVILGANAIYTALNLLVFYSSSTFWTWFALVFALAVYVGSYRSMTAMAKAVFGEDGSLLDGGIDLNMEQGMAEHLKDVILLTAILQVLSTISSYSWYLWLLAPARAMFLLWVNFLGPWFSAKTPGAAPEEVNEKRQRRQERRQMKRF; via the exons ATGGCG CCCAAAGGTAAGGTCGGCACTAAAGGCAAGAAGCAAATCTACGAGGAGAATGCGACGACACTCAAGTTCTACACCAGAGTAATCTTGGGAGCCAAC GCGATATACACTGCGTTAAACCTCTTGGTCTTCTATAGCTCTTCAACGTTTTGGACATGG TTTGCGCTGGTGTTTGCGCTAGCAGTGTATGTGGGCAGTTACCGCTCCATGACTGCCATGGCCAAAGCAGTGTTTGGTGAGGATGGGAGTCTGCTGGACGGAGGAATAGATCTGAACATGGAGCAGGGGATGGCAGA GCATCTGAAGGATGTTATCCTGCTAACTGCTATATTACAAGTGCTCAGCACCATCTCCTCCTACTCCTGGTACCTTTGGCTGCTG GCCCCGGCCCGTGCAATGTTCCTGCTGTGGGTGAACTTCCTAGGCCCCTGGTTTTCGGCCAAGACCCCTGGTGCCGCCCCAGAGGAGGTGAATGAGAAGAGGCAGAGACGACAGGAGCGCCGACAGATGAAGAGATTCTAA
- the LOC129834273 gene encoding transmembrane protein 208-like isoform X2 → MTAMAKAVFGEDGSLLDGGIDLNMEQGMAEHLKDVILLTAILQVLSTISSYSWYLWLLAPARAMFLLWVNFLGPWFSAKTPGAAPEEVNEKRQRRQERRQMKRF, encoded by the exons ATGACTGCCATGGCCAAAGCAGTGTTTGGTGAGGATGGGAGTCTGCTGGACGGAGGAATAGATCTGAACATGGAGCAGGGGATGGCAGA GCATCTGAAGGATGTTATCCTGCTAACTGCTATATTACAAGTGCTCAGCACCATCTCCTCCTACTCCTGGTACCTTTGGCTGCTG GCCCCGGCCCGTGCAATGTTCCTGCTGTGGGTGAACTTCCTAGGCCCCTGGTTTTCGGCCAAGACCCCTGGTGCCGCCCCAGAGGAGGTGAATGAGAAGAGGCAGAGACGACAGGAGCGCCGACAGATGAAGAGATTCTAA